Proteins encoded together in one Rhinopithecus roxellana isolate Shanxi Qingling chromosome 3, ASM756505v1, whole genome shotgun sequence window:
- the MRPS30 gene encoding 39S ribosomal protein S30, mitochondrial, translated as MAAARCWRPMLRRPSLSLHTAADAAATATETTCQDVAATPVARYPPIVASMTADSEAARLRRIERWQATVHAAESVDEKLRILTKMQFMKYMVYPQTFALNADRWYQYFTKTVFLSGLPPPPAEPEPEPEPALDLAALRAVACDCLLQEHFYLGRKRRVHRYQESEVISLPFLDQLVATLVGLLSPHNPALAAAALDYRRPVHFYWVRGEEIIPRGHRKGRIDNLRYQIDDKPNNQIRLSKQLAEFVPLDYSVPIEIPTIKCKPDKLPLFKRQYENRIFVGSKTADPCCYGHTQFHLLPDKLRRERLLRQNCADQIEVVFRANGVASLFAWTGAQAMYQGFWSEADVTRPFVSQAVITDGKYFSFFCYQLNTLALTTQADQNNPRKNICWGTQSKPLYETIEDNDVKGFNDDVLLQIVHFLLNRPKEEKAQLLEN; from the exons ATGGCGGCGGCCAGGTGTTGGAGGCCTATGCTCCGCCGTCCGAGCCTTTCATTGCACACCGCGGCTGATGCCGCCGCCACGGCTACAGAAACGACCTGCCAAGATGTCGCAGCGACCCCCGTCGCGCGGTACCCGCCGATTGTGGCCTCCATGACAGCCGACAGCGAGGCGGCACGGCTGCGGCGAATCGAACGCTGGCAGGCGACGGTGCACGCTGCGGAGTCGGTAGACGAGAAGCTGCGAATTCTCACCAAGATGCAGTTTATGAAGTACATGGTTTACCCGCAGACCTTCGCGCTGAACGCTGACCGCTGGTACCAGTACTTCACCAAGACCGTGTTCCTGTCGGGTCTGCCGCCGCCCCCCGCGGAGCCCGAGCCCGAACCCGAACCCGCGCTGGACCTCGCGGCGCTGCGTGCCGTCGCCTGCGACTGCCTGCTGCAGGAGCACTTTTACCTGGGGCGTAAACGGCGCGTGCACCGTTACCAGGAGAGCGAGGTCATATCTTTGCCTTTCCTGGATCAGCTGGTGGCAACCCTCGTGGGCCTCCTCAGCCCACACAACCCGGCCCTGGCCGCCGCCGCCCTCG ATTATAGACGCCCAGTTCATTTTTACTGGGTGCGTGGTGAAGAAATTATTCCTCGTGGTCATCGAAAAGGTCGAATTGATAACTTGCGATACCAGATAGATGATAAACCAAACAACCAGATTCGACTATCCAAGCAACTCGCAGAG tttgtgCCATTGGATTATTCTGTTCCTATAGAAATCCCCACTATAAAATGTAAACCAGACAAACTTCCATTATTCAAACGGCAGTATGAAAACCGTATATTTGTTG GCTCAAAAACTGCAGATCCTTGCTGTTACGGTCACACCCAGTTTCATCTGTTACCTGACAAATTAAGAAGGGAAAGACTTTTGAGACAAAACTGTGCTGATCAGATAGAAGTTGTTTTTAGAGCTAATGGTGTTGCAAGCCTTTTTGCTTGGACTGGAGCACAAGCTATGTATCAAG GATTCTGGAGTGAAGCAGATGTTACTCGAccttttgtctcccaggctgtgaTCACAGATGGaaaatacttttcctttttctgctaCCAGCTAAATACTTTGGCACTGACTACACAAGCTGATCAAAATAACCCTCGTAAAAATATATGTTGGGGTACACAAAGTAAGCCTCTTTATGAAACAATTGAGGATAATGATGTGAAAGGTTTTAATGATGATGTTCTACTTCAGATAGTTCACTTTCTACTGAATagaccaaaagaagaaaaagcacagctgttggaaaactga